One Miscanthus floridulus cultivar M001 chromosome 11, ASM1932011v1, whole genome shotgun sequence DNA window includes the following coding sequences:
- the LOC136490843 gene encoding mitotic spindle checkpoint protein MAD2-like — protein sequence MASRTASKDIITLRGSAAIVSEFFGYAANSILYNRAVYPEESFTKVKKYGLTMLLTQDEGVKNFIANLTSQLSEWLEAGKLQRIVLVIMSKATSEVLERWNFNIVTDAEVVEKGAIKEKSDKEIMREIQAIMRQIASCITYLPCLDEPCVFDVLAYTDTDVDAPGTWVESDAKLIDNPQMVKLHSFDTKIHKVDTLVSYKKDEWDEE from the exons ATGGCGTCGCGGACGGCGTCCAAGGACATCATCACCCTGCGGGGCTCCGCCGCCATCGTCAGCGAGTTCTTCG GGTACGCGGCGAATAG CATCCTCTACAACCGCGCGGTGTATCCGGAGGAGAGCTTCACCAAGGTGAAGAAGTATGGGCTCACCATGCTGCTCACGCAGGACGAGGGGGTGAAGAACTTCATCGCCAACCTCACCTCCCAGCTCTCAG AATGGCTGGAGGCCGGGAAGCTGCAGCGGATCGTGCTGGTGATAATGAGCAAGGCCACCAGCGAGGTGCTCGAGCGCTGGAACTTCAATATCGTCACTGACGCCGAGGTCGTCGAGAAGGG GGCTATCAAGGAGAAGAGCGACAAGGAGATCATGAGGGAGATTCAAGCCATCATGCGCCAGATCGCCTCCTGCATCACCTACCTCCCCTGCCTCGACGAGCCAT GCGTGTTCGACGTGCTGGCCTACACGGACACAGACGTCGACGCTCCGGGCACCTGGGTCGAAAGCGACGCCAAGCTCATCGACAACCCGCAGATGGTTAAGCTGCACTCGTTCGACACGAAG ATTCACAAGGTGGACACGCTGGTGTCATACAAGAAGGACGAGTGGGACGAGGAGTAG